From one Cyanobacterium stanieri PCC 7202 genomic stretch:
- a CDS encoding light-independent protochlorophyllide reductase, B subunit (PFAM: Proto-chlorophyllide reductase 57 kD subunit; Nitrogenase component 1 type Oxidoreductase~TIGRFAM: light-independent protochlorophyllide reductase, B subunit~COGs: COG2710 Nitrogenase molybdenum-iron protein alpha and beta chains~InterPro IPR000510:IPR013580:IPR005969:IPR016209~KEGG: cyh:Cyan8802_3204 light-independent protochlorophyllide reductase, B subunit~PFAM: oxidoreductase/nitrogenase component 1; Proto-chlorophyllide reductase 57 kD subunit~SPTR: Light-independent protochlorophyllide reductase subunit B;~TIGRFAM: light-independent protochlorophyllide reductase, B subunit~manually curated) encodes MKLAYWMYAGPAHIGTLRIASSFKNVHAIMHAPLGDDYFNVMRSMLERERNFTPVTASIVDRNVLARGSQEKVIDNIVRKDEEEKPDLIVLTPTCTSSILQEDLENFVQRAQLNSQGDVMLADVNHYRYNELQAADRTLAQIVKFYLDKAEKKGTVNREKTPTPSVNIIGISTLGFHNNHDCRELKRLMADLGIEINMIIPDKASVEDLQNLPRAWFNFIPYRELGSITAEHLQREYGMPYVDITPMGVVETANCIRKIAQILNQQGAKVDYEKFIEYQTIEVSEAAWFSRSIDCQNLTGKKAVVFGDNTHAAAMTKILVREMGIDVVLAGTYCKYDEAWFRKEVEPFCDNILISEDNGEIADAIAKLEPSAIFGTQMERHVGKRLNIPCGVIAAPIHIQNFPIGYKPFLGYEGTNQIADLVYNSFTLGMEDHLLEIFGGHDTKEVITKGISADSDLNWTKEAQAELNKVPGFVRGKVKRNTEKFARERNCDQITLEVMYAAKESVGA; translated from the coding sequence ATGAAACTAGCTTACTGGATGTATGCTGGACCTGCACACATCGGCACCCTACGAATTGCCAGTTCCTTTAAAAACGTCCATGCCATCATGCACGCACCCCTTGGAGATGATTATTTTAACGTTATGCGCTCCATGTTGGAACGAGAAAGAAACTTTACCCCTGTTACCGCTAGTATAGTCGATCGCAACGTATTGGCACGAGGTTCCCAAGAAAAGGTAATTGATAATATTGTCCGCAAAGACGAGGAAGAAAAACCCGATTTAATCGTTTTAACCCCCACATGTACCTCCAGCATTTTACAAGAAGATTTAGAGAATTTTGTGCAAAGGGCGCAACTAAACTCCCAAGGTGATGTGATGTTAGCTGATGTAAACCATTATCGCTACAATGAACTACAAGCTGCCGATCGCACCTTAGCCCAAATCGTCAAATTTTACCTAGATAAAGCCGAAAAAAAAGGTACCGTCAACCGAGAAAAAACCCCCACCCCTTCCGTTAACATCATCGGTATTTCAACCCTCGGCTTTCACAATAACCACGACTGCCGAGAATTAAAACGATTAATGGCAGACTTGGGCATCGAAATCAATATGATTATCCCCGATAAAGCCAGTGTCGAAGACTTGCAAAACCTTCCCCGTGCTTGGTTTAACTTCATCCCCTACCGTGAATTAGGTTCCATTACCGCCGAACATCTCCAAAGGGAGTATGGAATGCCCTATGTGGATATAACCCCCATGGGAGTGGTGGAAACAGCCAACTGCATCCGCAAAATTGCCCAAATACTTAACCAACAAGGCGCCAAGGTGGATTATGAGAAATTTATCGAGTATCAAACCATCGAAGTATCCGAAGCCGCATGGTTTTCTCGCTCCATCGACTGTCAAAATCTGACGGGCAAAAAAGCCGTGGTATTTGGAGACAACACCCACGCCGCCGCCATGACCAAAATTTTGGTGCGAGAAATGGGTATCGATGTAGTTTTGGCTGGTACCTATTGCAAGTATGATGAAGCATGGTTCAGGAAAGAAGTGGAGCCATTTTGTGATAATATTCTCATCAGTGAGGATAATGGGGAAATCGCCGATGCGATCGCCAAATTAGAACCCTCCGCCATTTTCGGTACACAAATGGAGCGCCATGTGGGTAAAAGATTAAATATCCCCTGTGGTGTCATTGCCGCCCCCATCCACATCCAAAACTTCCCCATCGGTTATAAACCCTTCTTGGGTTATGAAGGTACTAATCAAATAGCTGATTTGGTTTATAATTCCTTTACCCTTGGTATGGAAGATCATCTTTTGGAAATATTTGGTGGTCATGATACTAAAGAAGTTATCACCAAAGGTATCTCTGCTGACTCTGACTTAAACTGGACAAAAGAAGCCCAAGCAGAGTTAAATAAAGTCCCCGGTTTTGTTCGTGGTAAAGTGAAACGTAATACCGAAAAATTTGCTCGGGAAAGAAATTGTGATCAAATTACCCTTGAGGTGATGTATGCCGCCAAGGAATCGGTGGGGGCGTAA
- a CDS encoding transposase IS891/IS1136/IS1341 family (PFAM: Helix-turn-helix domain; Putative transposase DNA-binding domain; Probable transposase~COGs: COG0675 Transposase and inactivated derivatives~InterPro IPR001959:IPR010095~KEGG: cyc:PCC7424_3231 putative transposase IS605 family~PFAM: transposase IS891/IS1136/IS1341 family; transposase IS605 OrfB~SPTR: Transposase (Probable), IS891/IS1136/IS1341:Transposase, IS605 OrfB), with protein sequence MINLNFEYRIYPEPLQEQTLLDWLFVCKKVYNYCLAERKDWIKSRKSWVDRCSLNREYIIPADAKYPDYYHQKRQLTEAKKTNPELKAVQSQVLQEVVGKVDKAFRAFHQRGVGYPRFRKKIRSMVFPQFKTCPIVDDKIKLPKIGSVKIILHRPIPQGFVVKQVVVVQKASGWYAICTIQSEGNIPNPIADLSYSSLGIDLGFKKIIHTSKNESIDRPRFLLDLQGQLKSLQRKLKNKEKGSANWLKVSRKIALLHEKIHRKRKQYHYELSHHLCNQAKMIFIEDISPKAWGKGLLRKHSLDFAFGAFMEILAHVAKKRDVYLLKVNKDYTSQTCPNCGTLTGKKPLNERIHHCSECGFTCDRDYASSLVIEQRGLIAVGQTVLQSVEDNGIGGAEQSTPRSTRRSRKSK encoded by the coding sequence GTGATCAATTTAAATTTTGAGTACCGCATATATCCAGAGCCACTACAGGAGCAAACCCTCCTGGACTGGCTTTTTGTGTGCAAAAAAGTTTACAATTACTGTTTGGCGGAAAGAAAAGACTGGATCAAGTCAAGGAAGTCTTGGGTAGATAGATGCTCTCTTAATAGAGAATATATTATTCCTGCGGATGCCAAATATCCTGACTACTACCACCAAAAGCGACAATTAACCGAAGCAAAAAAGACTAACCCAGAATTAAAAGCGGTTCAGTCTCAGGTACTTCAAGAAGTAGTGGGAAAAGTAGATAAGGCTTTTCGAGCCTTTCATCAAAGGGGGGTAGGATACCCTAGGTTTCGGAAGAAAATACGCTCGATGGTATTCCCCCAGTTTAAAACTTGCCCCATAGTTGATGACAAGATTAAACTCCCCAAGATTGGCTCTGTAAAGATAATCTTGCATCGACCTATCCCTCAAGGATTTGTGGTCAAACAAGTTGTGGTGGTTCAAAAAGCATCAGGTTGGTATGCTATTTGTACAATCCAATCTGAGGGGAATATACCCAACCCCATAGCTGATTTGAGTTATTCTAGTCTAGGTATAGATTTGGGTTTTAAAAAAATTATACATACCAGTAAAAATGAATCTATAGATAGACCGAGGTTTTTACTAGACTTACAAGGGCAGCTTAAATCGCTCCAACGGAAGTTAAAAAACAAGGAAAAGGGTTCAGCAAACTGGTTAAAAGTATCTCGAAAAATAGCCTTGCTCCATGAAAAAATTCACCGCAAAAGGAAGCAATATCATTATGAATTGAGTCATCATCTATGTAACCAAGCAAAAATGATATTTATAGAGGATATTTCCCCCAAAGCATGGGGGAAGGGGTTATTGCGTAAGCATTCCCTAGATTTTGCTTTTGGTGCTTTCATGGAGATACTAGCCCATGTGGCAAAAAAAAGAGACGTATATCTCCTTAAGGTTAATAAGGATTATACGTCCCAAACTTGTCCGAATTGCGGTACTCTGACAGGTAAAAAACCATTGAACGAAAGAATCCATCATTGCTCTGAATGTGGCTTTACTTGCGACCGTGACTATGCAAGTAGCCTAGTAATAGAGCAGAGAGGATTAATAGCCGTTGGGCAAACGGTGTTGCAGTCTGTGGAGGATAATGGTATCGGGGGAGCAGAGCAATCTACTCCTAGATCCACCCGAAGAAGCAGAAAATCCAAGTAG
- a CDS encoding glycoside hydrolase family 24 (PFAM: Phage lysozyme~COGs: COG4678 Muramidase (phage lambda lysozyme)~InterPro IPR002196~KEGG: syn:slr1966 hypothetical protein~PFAM: glycoside hydrolase family 24~SPTR: Lysozyme), translated as MLKKGGVKINYPMTNLTDSRPNKIFMISSNILKTFILILILLGIGRVLIREREPQLRRAGQQIISNITQNYDVKPLEMDGGNPYIRALMRTISASEANSDRPYHILYGGRHIENLRQHPNQCVTIANGPNRGRCSTAAGRYQFLNTTWAEKAALYHPEPSGFLRINYSFEPIYQDKVLYSWLRDTNAWGGRDITKLLEQGQVDTVLELLSPTWTSLGYGIETNSITRSLPNIYKKMLEEELMNAGSSYFID; from the coding sequence ATGTTAAAAAAGGGTGGAGTGAAAATTAATTATCCTATGACTAACCTGACAGATTCCCGACCGAATAAAATATTTATGATTAGCAGTAATATCCTAAAAACATTTATTTTAATACTTATTTTATTGGGAATAGGAAGAGTATTAATTAGAGAAAGAGAACCTCAATTAAGAAGGGCAGGACAGCAGATTATATCAAACATAACCCAAAACTATGATGTTAAACCCCTTGAGATGGATGGGGGAAACCCTTATATTAGGGCTTTGATGCGTACTATTAGTGCCTCCGAGGCAAATTCCGATCGCCCTTATCATATCCTTTATGGAGGTCGTCATATCGAGAATTTACGACAACACCCGAACCAATGTGTCACCATTGCCAACGGGCCAAACCGAGGTAGATGTTCCACCGCTGCGGGAAGATACCAATTTTTAAACACCACTTGGGCAGAAAAAGCAGCCCTTTATCATCCCGAACCCTCGGGCTTTTTACGCATAAATTATAGTTTTGAGCCGATCTATCAAGACAAAGTATTATACAGTTGGCTACGGGATACCAACGCATGGGGAGGAAGAGATATAACCAAATTACTCGAACAAGGGCAAGTGGACACAGTATTAGAGTTGCTTTCCCCTACCTGGACAAGTTTGGGTTATGGTATCGAAACTAATTCCATTACCCGCAGTTTGCCCAACATTTATAAAAAAATGTTAGAGGAAGAATTGATGAATGCAGGATCATCTTACTTTATTGATTAA
- a CDS encoding isopentenyl-diphosphate delta-isomerase (PFAM: FMN-dependent dehydrogenase~TIGRFAM: isopentenyl-diphosphate delta-isomerase, type 2~COGs: COG1304 L-lactate dehydrogenase (FMN-dependent) and related alpha-hydroxy acid dehydrogenase~InterPro IPR000262:IPR011179~KEGG: cyh:Cyan8802_4058 isopentenyl-diphosphate delta-isomerase, type 2~PFAM: FMN-dependent alpha-hydroxy acid dehydrogenase~PRIAM: Isopentenyl-diphosphate Delta-isomerase~SPTR: Isopentenyl-diphosphate delta-isomerase, type 2;~TIGRFAM: isopentenyl-diphosphate delta-isomerase, type 2), translating to MGENQTTTQTRKDDHIRICLDEKVQCDQITNGLEKYRFHHVCLPELDYQEIDISSQFLGKKVDSPLLISSMTGGTTNAQLINQQLAQIAQKHNLAMGIGSGRVIIEKPEVASTFKVRSHAPDILLLANIGAVQLNYGYGYKECLELVKILEADALILHLNPLQECIQPQGDTNFKDLLNKIGQLCENLPVPVIAKEVGNGISVEMAEKLMEVGVQSIDVAGAGGTSWAMVESERADNPLQRQLGKTFANWGIPTADCVANIGHKYPDIPLIASGGVRNGLEVAKLIALGADLVGFAYPFLKAAMESPQALDFLVNLVNTEIKTVLFCTGNKNLSLLQHSHCLKTSLSV from the coding sequence ATGGGAGAAAATCAAACAACAACGCAAACAAGAAAAGACGATCATATTCGCATTTGTTTGGATGAAAAAGTACAATGTGATCAAATTACCAACGGTTTAGAAAAATATCGTTTTCATCATGTTTGTTTACCCGAATTAGACTATCAAGAAATTGATATTAGTAGTCAATTTTTAGGGAAAAAAGTTGATTCTCCCCTCCTCATCTCCTCCATGACAGGAGGCACCACCAACGCCCAATTAATCAACCAACAGTTAGCCCAAATTGCCCAAAAACATAACTTGGCAATGGGTATTGGTTCTGGTCGTGTTATCATCGAAAAGCCTGAAGTCGCTTCCACATTTAAAGTGCGATCGCACGCGCCCGATATACTTTTACTTGCCAACATAGGAGCCGTACAACTCAACTACGGCTATGGTTATAAAGAATGTTTAGAATTGGTCAAAATTCTTGAAGCCGATGCCCTCATTTTACATCTAAACCCCCTCCAAGAATGTATCCAACCCCAAGGAGATACCAACTTCAAAGACTTATTAAACAAAATTGGTCAACTGTGTGAAAATCTGCCTGTACCTGTCATTGCCAAAGAAGTGGGTAACGGTATCTCGGTTGAGATGGCAGAAAAATTGATGGAAGTGGGGGTACAATCCATCGACGTAGCGGGGGCAGGAGGCACATCTTGGGCGATGGTCGAAAGTGAGAGGGCTGATAACCCTTTACAAAGACAACTGGGCAAAACCTTTGCTAATTGGGGCATTCCCACCGCCGATTGTGTGGCAAACATAGGTCATAAATATCCAGATATTCCCCTCATTGCTTCGGGAGGTGTTCGTAACGGCTTGGAAGTTGCCAAATTAATAGCTCTTGGTGCTGATTTGGTGGGTTTTGCTTATCCTTTCTTAAAAGCCGCCATGGAATCCCCCCAAGCCCTTGATTTCTTAGTTAATCTAGTTAACACAGAGATAAAAACAGTGCTGTTTTGTACGGGAAATAAGAATTTATCTCTGCTACAACATAGTCATTGTCTTAAAACCTCTTTATCAGTATAA
- a CDS encoding serine/threonine protein kinase (PFAM: Protein kinase domain~COGs: COG0515 Serine/threonine protein kinase~InterProIPR000719:IPR008271:IPR017442:IPR020635:IPR 002290~KEGG: cyc:PCC7424_0808 serine/threonine protein kinase~PFAM: Serine/threonine-protein kinase-like domain~SMART: serine/threonine protein kinase; Tyrosine-protein kinase, catalytic domain~SPTR: Serine/threonine protein kinase), which produces MVDCCRPNPPCVNFCRLDGHLLKGKGVITNPDNGQYYEVLGVLAEGGMSTTYLVYNYAMEKLCVLKEIDSELTSVAKARELFRREARILKSLNHQGIPQFYDFFASQNYYSLIMEMIYGESLQMLNPHDEKEAVHWMYQVAKILDYLHNLPQPVIHRDIKPSNLILRHNPREIVLIDFGAVKEVTQKPGTRIATAGFSSPEQKKGLSFIQSDFYAVGTTLIFLLTRKSPTKFFNPVLNRFVGLEAAGISPPLIEVINFLTQLDPNNRPQSAIALMDLFSQFLD; this is translated from the coding sequence ATGGTTGATTGTTGTCGCCCTAATCCTCCTTGTGTTAATTTTTGTCGTTTGGATGGTCATTTGTTGAAGGGAAAGGGGGTGATTACAAATCCTGATAATGGACAATATTATGAGGTGTTGGGGGTTTTGGCGGAAGGGGGTATGAGTACCACCTATTTGGTATATAACTATGCCATGGAAAAGTTATGTGTACTCAAGGAGATTGATTCGGAATTGACTTCGGTGGCGAAGGCGAGGGAACTTTTTCGGCGTGAGGCGAGAATTTTAAAGAGTTTGAATCATCAGGGTATTCCTCAATTTTATGATTTTTTTGCCTCTCAGAATTACTATTCTTTGATCATGGAAATGATTTATGGGGAGAGTTTGCAAATGTTGAATCCCCATGATGAAAAGGAGGCTGTCCATTGGATGTATCAGGTGGCGAAGATTCTTGATTATTTACATAATCTACCTCAGCCTGTTATTCATCGGGATATTAAGCCTAGCAATTTGATTTTGCGTCATAATCCCCGAGAAATTGTCCTAATCGATTTTGGGGCGGTGAAGGAAGTTACACAAAAACCGGGTACTCGCATCGCCACCGCAGGATTTAGTTCCCCCGAACAGAAAAAGGGTTTATCTTTTATTCAGTCTGATTTTTATGCGGTGGGTACTACTTTGATTTTCCTTTTGACTCGCAAGTCTCCCACTAAGTTTTTTAATCCTGTTTTAAATCGTTTTGTTGGTTTGGAGGCGGCAGGAATTTCTCCTCCATTGATTGAAGTTATTAATTTTTTAACTCAGTTGGATCCTAATAATCGCCCTCAAAGTGCGATCGCCCTTATGGATTTATTTTCGCAATTTTTAGATTAA
- a CDS encoding MATE efflux family protein (PFAM: MatE~TIGRFAM: putative efflux protein, MATE family~COGs: COG0534 Na+-driven multidrug efflux pump~InterPro IPR002528~KEGG: ter:Tery_1710 MATE efflux family protein~PFAM: multi antimicrobial extrusion protein MatE~SPTR: MATE efflux family protein;~TIGRFAM: MATE efflux family protein) produces the protein MLFYHRFFRLTIVNILSNLMIPLASLVDMAFLGHLNDISHLAGVSLASVIFNYLYWTFGFLRMGTTGITAQAKGKNNDQEITAILLRNGVIALLIGITILIFQLPLQKLGFNLLTATDTVKMSGIEYYNSLIWAAPTTLLNFVLIGWLLGLEKGGQVLLLSFINKATNIILDYIFIVRWGWESSGAGSATAISQYLTSLIGIILVIKIINPSSIINQIKDVWHPEIIVKLFILNRDILIRTFALISTFALFTNFSSHLGTITLATNSLLLQGVSFSAYFIDGIAFATESLAGISYGSKNYQQLIKLLKISGIMSLFLGIFFAIVLVLFSNFIFSFLTNHEEIIINIKNYVYWLIPVVGIGSIAYMLDGYFIGLTQGNLLRNSSLIASIGGFFPPAIMGWYFQNNHLLWLALSIFMMMRVTTLSYGLINSSIFHPPSKIP, from the coding sequence ATGTTATTTTATCATCGCTTTTTTCGCCTGACTATTGTTAATATTTTGTCCAACTTAATGATTCCCCTTGCCAGTTTAGTGGACATGGCTTTTCTCGGTCATTTAAACGATATTAGTCACTTAGCAGGGGTTTCTTTAGCATCTGTGATATTCAATTATTTATACTGGACTTTTGGCTTTTTAAGAATGGGAACAACAGGTATTACAGCCCAAGCAAAAGGAAAAAATAATGATCAAGAAATCACCGCCATTCTACTACGTAACGGAGTCATTGCCCTATTAATTGGCATAACTATTTTAATATTTCAATTACCCTTACAAAAATTAGGATTTAATCTACTCACTGCCACAGACACAGTGAAAATGAGCGGTATAGAATATTATAATAGTTTGATCTGGGCAGCCCCCACCACTTTATTAAACTTTGTTTTAATTGGTTGGCTTTTGGGTTTAGAAAAAGGGGGTCAAGTTTTATTATTATCATTTATTAATAAAGCCACAAATATTATTCTTGACTACATTTTTATTGTACGTTGGGGATGGGAAAGTAGTGGAGCAGGAAGTGCCACCGCCATCAGTCAATATTTAACCTCTTTGATTGGCATTATTTTAGTTATCAAAATAATTAACCCATCCTCCATAATAAATCAGATCAAAGATGTATGGCATCCCGAAATAATTGTCAAATTATTTATTTTAAATAGAGATATTTTAATTAGAACTTTCGCATTAATATCAACTTTTGCACTTTTTACCAACTTTAGTTCTCATTTAGGAACCATAACTTTAGCAACCAACAGCTTATTATTACAAGGGGTAAGTTTTTCCGCTTATTTTATCGATGGTATTGCCTTTGCCACCGAGAGTTTAGCAGGAATTAGTTATGGCTCAAAAAATTATCAACAATTGATTAAATTATTAAAAATATCTGGCATAATGAGCTTATTTTTAGGGATCTTTTTTGCCATTGTTTTAGTCTTGTTTTCCAACTTTATATTTAGCTTTTTAACTAACCATGAAGAGATTATCATCAATATCAAAAATTATGTTTATTGGTTAATTCCCGTGGTAGGCATCGGTAGTATTGCTTATATGTTAGATGGTTATTTTATCGGTTTAACCCAAGGAAATTTATTAAGAAACTCCAGTTTAATTGCCAGTATTGGGGGTTTTTTCCCCCCTGCTATAATGGGGTGGTATTTTCAAAATAATCATTTATTATGGTTAGCCCTAAGTATTTTTATGATGATGAGAGTAACTACTTTAAGCTATGGCTTAATTAATAGTTCTATTTTCCATCCCCCATCAAAAATTCCATAA
- a CDS encoding 5'-nucleotidase (PFAM: Survival protein SurE~TIGRFAM: 5'/3'-nucleotidase SurE~COGs: COG0496 acid phosphatase~InterPro IPR002828~KEGG: cyh:Cyan8802_2176 stationary-phase survival protein SurE~PFAM: Survival protein SurE~SPTR: Stationary-phase survival protein SurE;~TIGRFAM: stationary-phase survival protein SurE), protein MKFVITNDDGIEANGIKALANIVEGDKYIIAPNQEYSGCGHQITTRRGISVEDRGNQSYSVDGTPADCSRLAAQALAPNADWLLSGINAGGNLGVDMYLSGTVAAVREATISGLKAIALSHYIKTPQKIDWVLASKLTKKVLDLLLTKDLPKGHFWNVNLPHLSPYQTDTEIVFCQPSTDPLPLTFKTEKDLYFYQGNYSQRKRAKDSDIDVCFSGKIAVSLVKI, encoded by the coding sequence ATGAAGTTTGTCATAACCAATGATGATGGGATTGAAGCCAACGGTATCAAAGCCCTCGCTAATATTGTGGAGGGTGATAAATATATTATTGCCCCTAATCAGGAATATTCGGGCTGTGGACATCAAATAACTACCCGTCGAGGTATTAGTGTAGAGGATAGGGGTAATCAATCCTATAGCGTGGATGGTACCCCTGCCGATTGTTCTCGTTTGGCAGCCCAAGCCCTTGCCCCTAATGCTGATTGGCTATTATCAGGCATCAATGCAGGGGGAAATTTGGGGGTAGATATGTATTTATCTGGTACAGTAGCCGCAGTACGAGAGGCAACAATTTCTGGTTTAAAGGCGATCGCCCTTTCCCATTATATCAAAACTCCTCAAAAGATTGACTGGGTTTTAGCTAGTAAATTAACAAAAAAAGTATTAGATTTATTACTAACAAAAGATTTACCCAAGGGGCATTTTTGGAATGTTAATTTACCCCATTTATCTCCCTATCAAACTGACACAGAAATAGTTTTTTGTCAACCCAGTACAGATCCTTTGCCCTTGACATTTAAAACAGAAAAAGACCTTTATTTTTATCAAGGTAATTATAGCCAAAGAAAAAGAGCAAAAGATAGTGATATTGATGTCTGTTTTTCTGGTAAAATTGCTGTTAGTTTAGTAAAAATATAG